The Dehalococcoidia bacterium genome includes a window with the following:
- a CDS encoding glycosyltransferase family 9 protein: MSPRPRSLASRLRLTQRRKRTILGAVEPLLKLGWAGWGVLSGDRRRRCRREDLPHDGLKILVVRLDTIGDVLLSEPALRAIRARFPRSEIHLITSPAGAAVVEGTAAVDRIIAFRAPWHAAWRGQRVGVRDVLATAQMIRALRAERYDLGIELRADFRDIAFLAVTGARVTVGDSWRGGGWLLTVDARAPVEAHRVEFALAIAAAAGADPTPSRPQIVLSESDRAAAARALAPLAGRRFVAFHLGAGFASKCLPVEHFAKVAGKLGRERAVVVIGGADERPLVEQFRRLAPVPVLDLVGRLSLKETAALLERADLFVGNDSGPMHLAAAVGRPIVTFFGPSEPHKYRPYGVVQRLLEIDLPCRPCDHVHCVHEEFFCMTRIAPSEIVEAAEELLAEAADRFPLRSGPSVR; the protein is encoded by the coding sequence ATGAGCCCTCGGCCGCGCTCGCTCGCCAGCCGATTGCGCCTCACCCAGCGCCGTAAGCGGACGATCCTCGGCGCTGTCGAGCCCCTGTTAAAGCTCGGCTGGGCGGGGTGGGGCGTTCTCTCGGGCGACCGGAGGCGCCGCTGCCGGCGAGAGGACCTCCCGCACGACGGCCTGAAAATCCTCGTCGTGCGGCTCGATACGATCGGCGATGTCCTGCTCTCCGAGCCTGCCCTGCGGGCGATCCGTGCGCGCTTTCCGCGAAGCGAGATCCATCTGATTACCAGCCCGGCCGGGGCGGCGGTTGTCGAAGGGACTGCCGCCGTGGACCGGATCATCGCGTTTCGCGCGCCTTGGCACGCTGCCTGGCGCGGGCAGCGCGTCGGCGTGCGCGACGTGCTGGCGACGGCGCAGATGATCCGAGCGCTGCGGGCGGAGCGCTACGACCTCGGGATCGAACTGCGCGCCGATTTCCGGGATATCGCCTTTCTTGCTGTTACCGGCGCCCGCGTCACGGTGGGCGATTCGTGGCGCGGCGGCGGCTGGCTGCTGACGGTGGACGCCCGCGCGCCGGTCGAGGCGCATCGCGTCGAGTTTGCGCTGGCGATCGCGGCAGCAGCGGGGGCCGACCCCACGCCGTCCCGTCCCCAGATCGTGCTCTCGGAGTCCGACCGCGCCGCCGCCGCGCGCGCCCTTGCGCCGCTCGCCGGCCGCCGCTTCGTCGCCTTCCATCTTGGCGCGGGGTTCGCAAGCAAATGTCTGCCGGTCGAACACTTCGCCAAAGTTGCGGGAAAACTGGGGCGCGAACGGGCGGTCGTCGTTATCGGAGGCGCCGACGAGCGGCCGCTGGTCGAGCAGTTTCGCCGCCTTGCGCCCGTGCCGGTGCTCGATCTCGTCGGGAGGCTGTCGCTGAAGGAGACGGCGGCGCTGCTCGAGCGGGCCGATCTTTTTGTCGGCAACGACTCAGGACCGATGCATCTGGCAGCGGCAGTCGGGCGGCCGATCGTCACCTTCTTCGGCCCGTCAGAGCCGCACAAATATCGGCCGTACGGCGTTGTCCAGCGGCTGCTCGAGATCGATCTGCCCTGCCGGCCATGCGACCACGTCCATTGCGTCCATGAGGAGTTTTTCTGCATGACCCGGATCGCCCCGAGCGAGATTGTCGAGGCGGCAGAGGAACTGCTTGCCGAGGCTGCCGATCGGTTTCCGCTACGATCCGGTCCATCAGTACGCTAG
- a CDS encoding SIS domain-containing protein: protein MRELIASELVASAEAKRWVAAHLADAIAQAAEAAITALRAGKTLLFAGNGGSAADSQHLAAEFVGRFIDDRPPLRALALTVDTSALTAIGNDYGYQHVFQRQVEALGQPGDVLFLISTSGNSPNLLCAAEAARARGITTVGLLGRDGGKLAPLVDIPIVVRHAHGRRVQECHIAIGHAICLAVEAALFGEARRYGGPCASLPSDRFDRGSDAPAR, encoded by the coding sequence ATGCGCGAGTTAATCGCGAGCGAGCTAGTCGCAAGCGCGGAGGCGAAGCGTTGGGTGGCAGCGCACTTGGCGGATGCGATCGCCCAAGCCGCGGAGGCGGCTATCACCGCGCTCCGCGCCGGTAAGACGCTGCTTTTTGCCGGCAATGGTGGCTCCGCCGCCGACTCGCAGCACCTCGCGGCCGAGTTTGTTGGCCGCTTCATCGACGACCGGCCTCCGCTGCGCGCGCTCGCGCTCACCGTCGACACCTCGGCGCTGACCGCAATCGGCAACGACTACGGCTATCAGCACGTGTTTCAGCGGCAAGTGGAGGCGCTCGGCCAGCCTGGCGACGTCCTCTTTCTGATCTCGACGAGCGGCAACAGCCCGAACCTGCTCTGCGCGGCCGAGGCGGCGCGCGCCCGCGGCATCACGACCGTCGGGCTGCTCGGCCGCGACGGCGGCAAGCTCGCGCCGCTTGTTGATATTCCGATTGTCGTGCGTCACGCCCACGGGCGGCGGGTGCAGGAATGTCACATCGCTATCGGCCACGCCATCTGCCTCGCCGTGGAAGCAGCGCTTTTTGGAGAAGCCCGACGCTATGGCGGACCCTGCGCCTCGCTACCATCCGATCGATTTGACCGCGGTTCGGACGCGCCCGCTCGCTGA
- the gmhB gene encoding D-glycero-beta-D-manno-heptose 1,7-bisphosphate 7-phosphatase has protein sequence MRRALFLDRDGTLNVEVNYLSRPEDLVLIDGAAEALAEARRQGWAMVVITNQAGVGRGYFTLETLERIHAKLTDELARYEVALDGIYACIHHPDDGCRCRKPEPGMILTAAADLNIDPTQSWMIGDRASDLEAGRRAGCRTALVLTGYGAVTAAEGYYADLVAPDLPAVVRCILEREAR, from the coding sequence GTGAGACGGGCGCTCTTTCTCGACCGAGACGGGACGCTGAATGTCGAGGTGAACTACCTCAGCCGTCCTGAGGACCTGGTGCTGATTGACGGCGCCGCGGAAGCGCTGGCGGAAGCGCGGCGGCAGGGCTGGGCAATGGTCGTGATCACGAATCAGGCGGGGGTCGGGCGCGGGTACTTCACGCTTGAGACGCTGGAACGGATCCATGCCAAGCTGACCGACGAACTGGCCCGCTACGAGGTCGCGCTCGACGGGATCTACGCCTGCATTCATCATCCGGATGACGGCTGCCGCTGCCGCAAGCCGGAGCCCGGCATGATCCTGACCGCGGCCGCCGACCTGAACATCGACCCGACGCAATCGTGGATGATCGGCGACCGCGCGAGCGACCTTGAAGCAGGCCGGCGCGCCGGCTGCCGGACGGCGCTCGTCCTGACGGGCTACGGCGCGGTCACAGCCGCCGAAGGCTACTATGCCGATCTGGTCGCGCCGGACTTGCCGGCGGTGGTGCGGTGCATTCTCGAGCGGGAGGCGCGATGA
- the rfaE1 gene encoding D-glycero-beta-D-manno-heptose-7-phosphate kinase, which yields MTALATLVDRFVGRRVLVVGDVMLDEYLRGTVRRISPEAPVPVVEVRERFCLAGGAGNVAMNLRALGAEVVIAGIVGADEFGRELRRLLDEAGVDCSGIVTSAERPTTIKTRIVAGAQQVVRVDREIEDDLTGADLETLAAVAVAQLRSVEAVILQDYDKGVFAPALLQRVLAAARAAGVLIAVDPKRRHFFDFVGTTLFKPNVREAAEALGWLIRSEREEDAAGRELLRRLACEQVLLTLGERGMALYLADGSAVRVPARTAREVFDVSGAGDTVISAATLALAAGGSGVEAAQLAAVAAGIKVGKLGAVPVYREEVLQALAEGDS from the coding sequence ATGACGGCGCTGGCGACGCTGGTCGACCGGTTCGTCGGCAGGCGGGTGCTTGTGGTCGGCGATGTGATGCTCGACGAGTATCTGCGCGGCACAGTGCGCCGGATCTCGCCCGAGGCGCCGGTGCCCGTGGTGGAGGTGCGCGAGCGCTTCTGTCTCGCCGGCGGCGCCGGGAATGTTGCGATGAACTTGCGGGCGCTGGGCGCCGAGGTGGTGATCGCGGGCATTGTCGGCGCGGATGAGTTCGGGCGCGAACTGCGCCGGCTGCTCGATGAGGCGGGGGTCGACTGCTCGGGAATTGTCACCTCAGCCGAGCGGCCAACGACGATCAAGACGCGCATCGTGGCCGGCGCGCAGCAGGTGGTGCGGGTCGACCGCGAAATCGAAGACGACCTCACCGGGGCTGACCTCGAGACGCTCGCCGCAGTGGCGGTGGCGCAGCTGCGATCTGTCGAAGCGGTGATCCTGCAGGACTATGACAAGGGCGTCTTTGCGCCGGCGCTGCTGCAGCGGGTCCTTGCGGCGGCGCGCGCCGCGGGCGTGCTCATCGCTGTCGACCCGAAGCGGCGACACTTTTTCGACTTCGTCGGCACGACATTGTTCAAGCCGAACGTGCGCGAGGCGGCCGAGGCGCTGGGCTGGCTGATCCGCAGCGAGCGCGAAGAGGATGCCGCCGGACGCGAACTGCTCCGCCGTCTCGCCTGCGAGCAGGTGCTGCTGACGCTCGGGGAGCGGGGCATGGCGCTCTATCTTGCTGATGGGTCGGCGGTGCGCGTGCCGGCACGCACTGCCCGCGAGGTGTTCGACGTGTCGGGCGCGGGCGATACCGTGATCAGCGCGGCAACACTGGCGCTCGCGGCGGGCGGCAGCGGAGTGGAAGCGGCGCAGCTTGCGGCAGTCGCTGCCGGGATCAAGGTCGGCAAGCTCGGCGCTGTGCCGGTTTACCGCGAAGAGGTGCTCCAAGCGCTGGCGGAGGGCGACTCGTGA
- a CDS encoding sugar transferase codes for MKSAWRRALVPVGLALIDLVLVNLAFMAAYWLRYTLEIGRQVPEESFVSLEEYFPLQVLLSVVLTTSFIAFGLYRKPIQRGFVDEVALLLSSSSVGMMIVLASIFLFQAWNWSRLLFIYVWALTLLFLSLWRLIKRRLVVALYHRGRGVRRAIVVGNTPISLMVMHLMATDVGLGYKLLGFVSDGDLQSVGRFPCLGSLDQLGQLIEDYRIDEVVIAVPSSSHRQIFEIVSRYQENGVAFKVVPDLYELSLRQVSVDDLRGVPLIGLKEAKLSPTSQFLKRTLDIVVSLTVLVGLAPLWLLLALAIKLDSPGPVLFRQKRVGRDGKEFEIFKFRSMRQDAERERSTLEELNEAEGPIFKIREDPRRTRSGRFMRRLSLDEVPQFINVLRGEMSVVGPRPLIPEEVAKQDDWHRKRLQVQPGMTGLWQVSGRSDLPFDEMVLLDIYYIENWSLSLDLKILIRTIPAVLTGRGAY; via the coding sequence GTGAAGTCGGCGTGGCGCCGCGCGCTGGTGCCGGTGGGGCTGGCGCTCATCGACCTCGTGTTGGTGAACCTTGCCTTCATGGCGGCGTATTGGCTGCGCTACACCCTTGAAATCGGCCGGCAGGTTCCTGAGGAGAGCTTCGTCAGTCTCGAAGAGTACTTCCCGCTCCAGGTCTTGCTTTCGGTTGTCCTGACGACCTCGTTCATCGCCTTTGGGCTCTACCGCAAGCCGATCCAGCGCGGCTTCGTCGATGAGGTTGCGCTGCTTCTCTCCTCGAGCAGCGTCGGGATGATGATCGTCCTCGCCTCGATCTTTCTCTTCCAGGCCTGGAACTGGTCACGCCTGCTGTTCATCTATGTCTGGGCGCTCACTTTGCTGTTCCTCAGTCTCTGGCGGCTGATCAAGCGGCGGCTCGTCGTCGCGCTCTATCACCGCGGGCGGGGCGTTCGGCGGGCGATCGTGGTCGGCAATACGCCGATCAGCCTGATGGTGATGCACCTGATGGCGACCGATGTCGGGCTCGGCTATAAGCTGCTCGGCTTTGTCTCCGACGGCGACCTCCAGTCGGTCGGTCGCTTTCCCTGCCTCGGCAGCCTCGATCAGCTCGGACAATTGATTGAGGACTACCGCATCGATGAAGTGGTCATCGCCGTGCCCTCGTCATCGCACCGGCAGATCTTCGAGATCGTTTCACGCTATCAGGAGAATGGCGTCGCGTTCAAAGTAGTGCCCGACCTCTATGAGCTGTCGCTGCGGCAGGTGAGCGTGGACGATCTTCGCGGCGTGCCGCTGATCGGACTGAAAGAGGCGAAGCTGTCGCCGACAAGCCAGTTTCTCAAGCGCACTCTCGATATCGTCGTCAGTTTGACGGTGCTTGTCGGGCTTGCGCCGCTCTGGCTGCTGCTTGCGCTGGCGATCAAGCTCGACTCGCCGGGCCCGGTGCTCTTCCGTCAGAAGCGCGTCGGTCGGGATGGCAAGGAGTTCGAAATCTTCAAGTTCCGCTCAATGCGGCAGGACGCCGAGCGTGAGCGCTCGACCCTGGAAGAGCTGAATGAAGCGGAGGGCCCGATCTTCAAAATCCGCGAGGATCCGCGCCGGACCCGCTCCGGCCGCTTCATGCGGCGCCTGTCGCTCGATGAAGTGCCGCAGTTCATCAATGTCCTGCGCGGTGAAATGAGCGTCGTCGGGCCGCGTCCGCTCATTCCCGAAGAAGTCGCGAAGCAGGACGACTGGCACCGCAAGCGGCTGCAAGTGCAGCCGGGGATGACGGGCCTCTGGCAAGTGAGCGGCCGCAGCGACCTGCCTTTCGATGAGATGGTGCTGCTCGACATCTACTACATCGAAAACTGGTCGCTCAGCCTAGACCTGAAGATCCTCATCCGCACTATCCCCGCCGTCTTGACTGGCCGCGGCGCCTACTGA
- a CDS encoding leucine-rich repeat domain-containing protein yields the protein MAPWVGSAGAALALGILLVASGLFVLFIAPRPPLWMLFGLALALAGFLIARRAESRAARLAGFLLPIAGLGFAGLSLGWLIGLYDLRVWRDYLLLNPVGFALAALGVLGAAAFIREGAQLLLDRQWRAGTISLSIGVLGLLLLGGAVVGVLLRSVALMTLLVVGAAIVAVIVTSAASIFVQPSSVAAAAGPRLPGEVPLPSGGSARWRQGALPTPAAPSSSHADPLASALRRPDHVTELDLAGRGLTALSPEIGRLRHLRSLDLGEKLGPDDTVLSNHLRSLPATVGALRQLETLNLAANALDSLPEEFAWLERLRRLDLSFNRLRELPPALRSLRSLETLRLERNRLEALPPWLGELRALRTLVLADNRIAALPDTIGALGALRTLDLSHNQLTALPETLGELEHLESLSLYANQIRELPRSFGALRALRMVALGGNPLDLERVLALLAQLPALETLDLRSVGASVLPATIGRFPALRTLILRGNALQTLPDTLANLTTLEGLDLAHNQFREVPAVTRRLPLRRLDLDGNPLVVH from the coding sequence ATGGCGCCCTGGGTAGGCAGCGCCGGCGCTGCGCTCGCACTCGGCATCCTCCTCGTCGCAAGCGGTCTGTTTGTCCTCTTCATTGCGCCGCGTCCGCCGCTCTGGATGCTGTTCGGTCTTGCGCTCGCGCTCGCGGGGTTTTTGATCGCCCGCCGCGCCGAGTCGCGGGCGGCGCGCCTTGCGGGCTTTCTGCTTCCGATCGCCGGGCTCGGGTTCGCTGGCCTGTCACTCGGCTGGCTGATAGGGCTGTATGACCTGCGAGTGTGGCGCGACTATCTGTTGCTCAATCCGGTCGGCTTTGCCCTCGCGGCGCTCGGCGTCCTTGGGGCGGCGGCATTCATCCGCGAGGGAGCGCAGCTCCTCCTCGACCGCCAGTGGCGCGCGGGAACGATCTCGCTCAGCATCGGCGTGCTCGGCTTGCTGCTGCTCGGCGGGGCGGTGGTAGGCGTACTGCTGCGCAGCGTGGCGCTGATGACGCTGCTGGTGGTGGGAGCCGCGATCGTGGCAGTGATCGTCACGAGTGCCGCGTCAATCTTTGTCCAGCCCAGCAGTGTCGCCGCTGCCGCGGGGCCGCGCCTCCCAGGCGAAGTGCCGCTGCCGAGCGGAGGAAGCGCCCGGTGGCGGCAAGGGGCATTGCCGACGCCTGCTGCTCCCTCCTCTTCCCACGCGGACCCGCTCGCCTCCGCGCTGCGTCGTCCCGACCACGTCACCGAGCTCGACCTCGCCGGCCGCGGGCTCACCGCTCTCTCCCCGGAGATCGGTCGGCTGCGCCATCTTCGGTCGCTTGACCTCGGCGAGAAACTGGGCCCCGACGACACTGTTCTCAGCAATCACCTGCGCAGCCTTCCCGCGACCGTTGGCGCCTTGCGCCAGCTCGAAACGCTCAACCTTGCCGCCAATGCCCTTGACTCGTTACCCGAGGAGTTCGCATGGCTGGAGCGCCTGAGGCGGCTCGATCTCAGCTTCAACCGCCTGCGCGAGCTTCCTCCCGCGCTGCGCTCCCTCCGCTCTCTCGAAACGCTCCGCCTCGAGCGCAACAGACTCGAGGCGCTCCCCCCATGGCTCGGCGAGCTGCGGGCGCTGCGCACGCTCGTGCTCGCCGACAATCGGATCGCGGCGCTGCCCGACACTATCGGCGCGCTTGGCGCGCTGCGCACGCTCGATCTCTCCCACAACCAGCTGACCGCGCTGCCAGAGACCCTCGGCGAACTCGAACACCTCGAAAGCCTCTCGCTTTACGCCAACCAAATTCGTGAGCTGCCGCGCTCCTTCGGTGCCCTCCGCGCGCTGCGGATGGTGGCCCTCGGCGGAAATCCGCTCGACCTCGAGCGTGTCCTCGCGCTCTTGGCGCAGCTGCCGGCACTCGAAACGCTTGATTTGCGGTCGGTCGGGGCGAGCGTGCTGCCAGCGACAATCGGGCGCTTCCCCGCTCTCCGGACGCTGATCCTTCGCGGCAACGCCCTCCAAACGCTTCCCGACACACTCGCCAATCTGACCACGCTCGAGGGCCTCGACCTTGCTCACAATCAGTTTCGGGAGGTGCCGGCGGTCACGCGCCGGCTGCCGCTGCGTCGGCTCGACCTTGACGGCAACCCGCTCGTCGTTCACTAA
- a CDS encoding tyrosine-protein phosphatase, which produces METMMERVLDRRIAGAVNFRDIGGYPARGGRVRWGRVYRSGLMHAITRDGLAILANELGVRTVIDLRTPAELQAGLLPLAEYGIRHVHASLLDVADVSAAMQIERVMAMFAGTYDWAGSYLAMVESSPAMFQRVFETLAEAGTLPAVVQCSGGRDRTGVTIALLLAVLGVAPETIAADYALTGDALLPHLHHFASFAAAAGYTLEDMARLVRTTPDAMLAFLARIEERYGSAEGALLAAGVRPATIAALREALLE; this is translated from the coding sequence ATGGAGACCATGATGGAGCGGGTGCTCGATCGCCGGATTGCCGGCGCGGTCAATTTCCGCGATATCGGGGGCTATCCCGCACGGGGTGGACGCGTCCGCTGGGGACGGGTCTACCGCTCCGGGCTGATGCACGCGATCACGCGTGACGGCTTGGCCATCCTCGCGAATGAGCTTGGGGTGCGCACCGTCATCGACCTTCGGACCCCCGCTGAGCTGCAGGCAGGATTGCTCCCGCTCGCTGAGTATGGGATCCGGCACGTCCATGCTTCGCTGCTCGATGTCGCCGACGTGTCGGCGGCGATGCAGATCGAGCGGGTGATGGCGATGTTCGCGGGCACCTACGATTGGGCCGGCTCCTACCTCGCGATGGTGGAGTCGTCACCGGCGATGTTCCAGCGCGTGTTCGAGACGCTCGCGGAAGCTGGAACCTTGCCGGCGGTCGTGCAGTGCAGCGGCGGCCGCGACCGAACGGGCGTCACGATAGCGCTTCTGCTGGCAGTGCTCGGCGTCGCGCCGGAGACAATTGCGGCTGACTATGCCCTAACTGGCGATGCGCTTCTCCCCCATCTTCATCACTTCGCCAGTTTCGCTGCCGCTGCGGGGTATACCCTTGAGGACATGGCGCGGCTCGTGCGCACCACCCCCGACGCGATGCTCGCCTTCCTCGCCCGGATCGAGGAGCGCTACGGCTCAGCGGAAGGGGCGCTCCTCGCTGCCGGCGTCCGTCCTGCTACGATCGCGGCGCTGCGCGAGGCGCTGCTCGAGTAG
- a CDS encoding carbonic anhydrase, translated as MSRRLVTRRRFLAAAGGGVLGSIAGQRAVPAAAAEDRATTPAEAFRLLIEGNNRFVAGQPTVAARASAHRVDLARGARPFAAVLTCADSRLAPEIVFDQGLGALVVVRTAGNVADAAAVGSLEFAVETFHLPLIIVLGHEGCDAIQWAIDMLRAGTAPPGQLGAVLDALRPAVQLARLRAQLAALRIPPDPEGDLLEETMRAHVGMVVERLRRAEPVFAPRLQRDRLRIVGLRYALATGGVEIVA; from the coding sequence ATGAGCCGTCGTCTTGTCACGCGCCGGCGCTTCCTCGCCGCGGCAGGGGGCGGGGTGCTCGGGAGCATCGCCGGGCAGCGGGCCGTGCCGGCTGCAGCGGCCGAGGACCGCGCGACCACGCCCGCCGAGGCGTTTCGCCTGCTGATTGAGGGCAACAACCGCTTTGTCGCCGGCCAGCCGACGGTCGCGGCGCGCGCATCGGCACACCGCGTGGACCTTGCCCGCGGCGCGCGGCCGTTCGCGGCGGTGCTCACCTGCGCCGACTCGCGCCTTGCGCCGGAGATCGTGTTCGACCAAGGGCTCGGCGCGCTCGTTGTCGTGCGGACGGCTGGCAACGTCGCTGACGCGGCGGCGGTCGGCTCGCTGGAATTTGCGGTCGAAACGTTCCACCTCCCGCTTATCATCGTCCTCGGCCACGAAGGGTGCGACGCCATCCAGTGGGCCATCGATATGCTGCGCGCGGGGACTGCCCCGCCCGGCCAGCTCGGCGCCGTTCTCGATGCTCTTCGTCCCGCAGTGCAGCTTGCTCGGCTGCGCGCGCAGCTGGCGGCGCTGCGGATCCCTCCCGACCCCGAAGGCGACCTTCTCGAAGAGACGATGCGGGCTCATGTCGGGATGGTCGTCGAGCGGCTCCGTCGCGCCGAGCCGGTGTTCGCGCCTCGTCTCCAGCGCGACCGGCTGCGCATTGTCGGCCTCCGTTACGCGCTGGCGACCGGCGGCGTTGAGATCGTCGCCTAA
- the arsM gene encoding arsenite methyltransferase: protein MTKEDQVRAAVREKYAAAALAVLEAGSAACCSSSCGAEAGTALYRAEDLRDLPAGAVNASLGCGNPTALIDLRPGEIVLDLGSGGGLDVLLSARRVGPTGKVYGVDMTEEMLDLARRNAREAGAENVEFLRGTIEAVPLPDASVDVVISNCVINLSTDKAAVLREAFRVLRPGGRFAVTDVVVQGRAFGPATAEALALWAGCIAGALLEEEYHRLLAEAGFVDVAIEELAEYGRGSSLQLEPGQRIISAFVRARKPL, encoded by the coding sequence ATGACGAAGGAAGACCAAGTGCGCGCGGCAGTCCGCGAGAAGTACGCCGCAGCGGCGCTCGCAGTGCTTGAGGCGGGGAGCGCGGCATGCTGCAGCAGCTCCTGCGGCGCTGAAGCAGGCACCGCGCTCTACCGGGCGGAGGATCTGCGCGATCTTCCCGCCGGGGCGGTGAACGCCTCGCTTGGCTGCGGCAACCCGACCGCTCTGATCGACCTCCGGCCGGGAGAGATTGTGCTCGACCTTGGCTCGGGCGGCGGGCTCGATGTCCTGCTGTCGGCGCGTCGGGTCGGCCCGACGGGCAAGGTGTACGGCGTTGACATGACCGAGGAGATGCTCGACCTGGCGCGGCGCAACGCGCGCGAGGCGGGCGCCGAGAATGTCGAGTTCCTGCGAGGAACGATCGAAGCGGTGCCGCTGCCGGACGCGAGCGTCGACGTCGTCATCTCGAATTGCGTGATCAACCTCTCGACGGACAAAGCGGCAGTCCTGCGCGAGGCGTTTCGGGTGCTTCGCCCGGGCGGCCGCTTCGCGGTGACCGACGTGGTGGTGCAGGGCCGCGCCTTCGGGCCGGCGACGGCCGAGGCGCTTGCGCTCTGGGCGGGCTGCATCGCCGGCGCTCTGCTCGAGGAGGAGTATCACCGCCTGCTGGCGGAGGCGGGCTTTGTCGACGTTGCGATCGAGGAGCTTGCCGAATATGGCAGAGGAAGCAGCCTTCAACTGGAGCCCGGGCAGCGCATCATCTCGGCCTTTGTTCGGGCGCGCAAGCCCCTTTGA
- a CDS encoding metalloregulator ArsR/SmtB family transcription factor, translating into MRLLKVLADETRLQLLGQIAAAGAPICVCDLTAGAAVHQPTVSHHLRLLREAGLVDAVRRGQWAYYFLRPDLPPLARAVIDELRAAHSLGCDAPGT; encoded by the coding sequence ATGCGTCTGCTCAAGGTGCTTGCCGACGAGACGCGCCTGCAGCTGCTCGGCCAGATCGCGGCGGCCGGCGCGCCGATCTGCGTGTGCGATCTCACTGCCGGCGCGGCGGTCCATCAGCCGACTGTCTCCCATCACCTGCGGCTGCTGCGCGAGGCCGGGCTCGTTGATGCGGTCCGGCGTGGTCAGTGGGCGTATTACTTTTTGCGCCCGGATCTCCCGCCGCTCGCGCGCGCCGTCATCGACGAGCTCCGCGCCGCTCACTCGCTTGGCTGCGACGCTCCCGGCACGTAG
- a CDS encoding MIP family channel protein: MTGDDWRRCGAELLGTALLVFAGCGAIMVNAASGGALSHLGVALVFGLIVMAMIYATGHLSGAHLNPAVTLAFALARHFPPRLVPAYWLAQLAGATLAATLLRLILGDIAGLGATTPRGPAVQSLALEVVLTFLLMFVIMAVATDTRAVGHAAAIAIGGTVALAALFGGPVSGASMNPARSLGPAIVGGVWSDGWIYVLGPVLGAALGALAYQALRGRYSPHETGATHERLPDRGRSRPAPDGDAREPAADDLVRPARR, encoded by the coding sequence ATGACGGGCGACGACTGGCGGCGCTGCGGCGCCGAGCTGCTCGGCACGGCGTTGCTCGTCTTTGCCGGCTGCGGCGCGATCATGGTGAACGCTGCGAGCGGCGGCGCGCTCTCCCACCTTGGCGTGGCACTCGTCTTCGGCTTGATCGTGATGGCGATGATCTACGCGACCGGCCACCTGTCGGGCGCGCACCTCAATCCAGCGGTGACGCTCGCCTTCGCACTCGCACGGCACTTCCCGCCCCGGCTCGTCCCAGCCTACTGGCTTGCTCAGCTCGCCGGCGCGACGCTCGCGGCGACGCTGCTTCGGCTGATCCTCGGCGACATCGCCGGCCTCGGCGCGACGACCCCACGCGGGCCAGCAGTCCAGTCGCTCGCGCTGGAGGTGGTGCTCACGTTTCTCTTGATGTTTGTCATCATGGCCGTGGCGACGGACACGCGCGCCGTCGGCCACGCAGCCGCGATCGCCATTGGGGGAACCGTGGCGCTCGCCGCGCTGTTCGGCGGTCCGGTCTCGGGCGCCTCGATGAACCCCGCCCGCTCGCTCGGCCCGGCGATCGTGGGCGGGGTGTGGAGCGACGGCTGGATCTACGTCCTTGGCCCGGTGCTCGGCGCCGCGCTCGGCGCCTTGGCCTATCAAGCCCTGCGCGGGCGATACTCGCCACATGAGACAGGAGCGACCCATGAGCGACTACCTGACCGAGGAAGAAGCCGCCCAGCGCCTGATGGTGACGCGCGAGAACCTGCGGCGGATGATTTGGTCCGGCCGGCTCGACGGTGA
- a CDS encoding arsenate reductase ArsC, with amino-acid sequence MPTPKKVLFLCTGNSARSQMAEAWLRELGGDDFAAYSAGTEPKGLHPLTVVVMREAGIDVSRQESKHLSQFLNEPWDFVITVCDRAKESCPVFPSDTKRIHWSFDDPADPALTEEERLRTFRRVREEIRQRVSLFVNVNRPVRA; translated from the coding sequence ATGCCCACACCAAAGAAGGTTCTCTTTCTCTGCACCGGCAACTCTGCGCGCAGCCAAATGGCGGAGGCGTGGCTGCGGGAGCTGGGCGGCGACGACTTTGCCGCCTACTCTGCCGGCACCGAGCCGAAAGGGCTGCACCCTCTCACCGTCGTCGTGATGCGCGAAGCGGGGATCGACGTCTCGCGCCAAGAGTCGAAACATCTCAGCCAGTTCCTCAACGAGCCGTGGGATTTCGTCATCACGGTCTGTGACCGCGCCAAGGAGAGCTGTCCGGTCTTCCCGAGTGATACGAAGCGCATTCATTGGAGCTTCGATGACCCCGCCGACCCCGCCCTCACGGAAGAAGAGCGGCTGCGGACGTTTCGGCGCGTGCGCGAGGAGATCCGGCAGCGGGTCAGCCTCTTTGTGAACGTGAATCGTCCGGTTCGAGCATGA